The proteins below come from a single Aegilops tauschii subsp. strangulata cultivar AL8/78 chromosome 6, Aet v6.0, whole genome shotgun sequence genomic window:
- the LOC141026206 gene encoding uncharacterized protein — protein MASPHSAASLPSNPFEGPAPPPVEVVRDLDIFARVPVVLDYATSTYYAWKTYFSLVFREYHLIDHVDGSVDSGLMFADDDWLTIDATITRWLYQTISKDIFHTIVCDTDDAQTVWAKLNGLFPDNALQRRVFLQHEFFGCHQLDSSIDDYCMRLKKHADELRDLGERVSDDLLLSTLTAGLNEEFDNAASNLTFLPDPTFPRVVAYLRLEERRMKMVKSRATHTALAAGTSRAAPPTAPQPPPPASYFQAPPAPDARTRMVLHRCDSPDGLYR, from the exons ATGGCCTCTCCTCActccgccgcctccctccccTCCAATCCTTTCGAAGGTCCGGCCCCTCCCCCGGTGGAGGTCGTCCGCGATCTCGACATCTTCGCCCGCGTGCCCGTCGTTCTTGACTACGCCACCTCCACCTACTACGCCTGGAAAACCTACTTCTCCCTCGTCTTCCGCGAGTACCACCTCATCGATCACGTTGATGGCTCCGTCGACTCCGGCCTCATGTTCGCGGACGACGACTGGCTGACCATCGACGCCACCATCACTCGCTGGCTGTACCAAACCATCTCCAAGGACATCTTCCACACCATCGTTTGCGACACTGATGATGCGCAGACGGTGTGGGCGAAGCTGAACGGGCTCTTCCCCGACAACGCCCTCCAACGCCGCGTGTTTCTTCAGCATGAATTTTTTGGCTGCCATCAGCTTGACTCGTCCATTGACGATTATTGCATGCGCCTTAAGAAACATGCTGACGAACTCCGCGACCTCGGGGAGCGGGTCTCCGACGACCTCCTCCTCAGCACGCTCACCGCTGGTCTGAACGAGGAGTTCGACAACGCGGCCTCCAACCTCACATTCCTCCCGGACCCGACCTTTCCTCGGGTCGTGGCCTATCTTCGGTTGGAGGAGAGGAGGATGAAGATGGTGAAGTCCCGGGCCACGCACACGGCTCTCGCGGCGGGCACCTCCCGCGCCGCTCCTCCCACGgcgccgcagccgccgccaccggcgTCGTACTTCCAGGCGCCACCGGCGCCC GACGCCCGTACCCGAATGGTGCTCCACCGATGTGACAGCCCGGACGGCCTCTACCGGTGA